The following nucleotide sequence is from Acyrthosiphon pisum isolate AL4f chromosome A2, pea_aphid_22Mar2018_4r6ur, whole genome shotgun sequence.
aaagctAGTTTGCCACATTAAATGCGGGCATATctagaaaagaaaaaatattttcattaatatgcATAAGtaacagttaatattattatagattcatattaaatataatatagtgaataaaatatgaaaaatatataccaaatttttatttctcaCAGTACCCgggtaattaatacattatttactgCTGAATAAATAAGGTACTTTggatacaatatactataaaataacgatgcaaaaacaaaaacacatgcaataagattaaattatataaatgtatacattattataacttataagtttattagttatagtaCTATTTGTTTTCACGCACAAATATCcataaatttatcaaacttagttgtaaaacattataactgaatcgattttcaattaattgttagttaatattatgtgtttattttcattaatatattattttatatttcaatcttaattatttaatacttgctttataaatattatatataatatacatacatttttagtaaataaataaataaataaataaataaataaataaatcaatatgataatttacaatttataaaattgaataacttcacatatatatatatatatattatataaaatataatctttgaTAATTAGGTAatgattaacaatatattagaaaaaaattatttgtcaagtattattattattattattattattattaggtattaccttattaattatttattttattcatattgcGTCTGAGTGTTACTGCTGGGTAGCTACTAAACTCTCCTCAAGCTTTCATAACACGTATATTCATTTTTCTACGCTCATATGTTTATTGTAACTgttattacagattgtatatattccaataaatgttaaaaaaaaaaaaaacttagtttatagcTTTGTAGGTAATATACATACTACCCGGACAAGGTAAAAATTGTCAAACAATTTGGGTATTTTAATTCAGAGATAATGTGCCAAAATGGatagtttttatacattatccaaataatttgaatattaataaaaaattatctattaaattatcttttttttatcaataggCAATAAACTTACTACAGTTGCGACTGTTTGGCCAACAGACCCTGCGGCCACTAGGTAACCAAATGCACTTGAACGTTCAGTTATTGAGATGTTGTTagcaaaaatatgaaatattgttggTAATCCtaaaatttattaagaataagttcaaatattttgtatcatctCACAAATAAGTTTATTCAAAATTGATTTACCTAATCCTTCACCGAATCCAGATATTATTCTGCATAAAATTAAAGCAAATGTGTTATGAGATACCCATGGTGTTGCAACAGTTGATATTGACCATAAAAAAACAgacagtaataaaattaatttgccaCCAAATTTCTTAGCTGCACAAGCCCCAAAAacctgaataaataaaaacataaatattgtttataatataatatatttcttaattaatttatcattaatttaataatgactataatatgtatatttttagttactTGACTACTTAAATAGCCGAAAGCAAATGCTGACAATATCCATCCTTGTGAATGCATTGTCCATTTGAAATAACTAGTCATTGGTATTATTGCGATAGGCATAATAACACGATCAGCCGCATTTATAAAATTTGCAATAGAACATAGCACCACAATATGAGTCTGACTCATTTTAGAAGACATGGCTTATGTAGTTATATCTAAAAACAGTATAAGTTAAATGAAAgaacaaatgtattaatatgtttgGACCATACATTTCTCTTAATAATGCGTTGAATGCATTTTAGCTTTTTAAAAGCCACgtcttcatatttttcaaacgtcatAGTGaagagttattatttttaatgccagcatttaaatttaaaaatcatagttttaaaataattgccacgtaatattaatattaaattgtatattgaaataattgtgaACACTTTCTTGAGACAatgatttgaataaataaaagcTTTTACttcacacaataattataacaaataacaatatattatattataacacaggcATAAACTTCGATGATGAATTtatgaaaagtaaaatatacaaaatatatacaaaagaaaaaacttAAATGATAAGCATTATCATTATCTAGTTATCAATCCAAATCCaaatccaaatatttatattttggtaccagacagtaaaatatgtatattattttcatttattagtatattattttcataagtgaTAACGGAAGGGTATCATATGATCCTTCGTGCATGAAGAGGTTAAAGTTTTTGTTTGTTCATGAGGAAATCTGAGAAACTTGTATCTGGATATTGCAATATTCCATAATTTAATGCTTGGTTTCAACACTTGTCTCTTATTACAAGTTCACTGTAACGTCAATAGGTACCgattacttaaataaaactgTTGAAACATTTGAGTAGGAAATCCTCGCCTGATAAGTTATTAGTCTTATTCTTAATATGTCTACTAATTGTCAGTCTGAGCATGGAGATGTTAGTAGCGACGATGAACAAGAAATAATGAGAAggaattggaaaaaaaacatcTCAACAATTGAAAAGGTTGTGTACATTAATAGAAATCATTTTGtatcaaattatttactaacaaaCCTGATTTCATAGACAGCATTTAGAGAAGGAGCTACATCTACAGAAATCGAATCTGATGTGATGTTCCAAATGGGATTCGATAATGGGTATAAAGATGGGTTCAAAGATGGTTATACAAATGGGTCTTACAAAAGTACTATAATGTAAGTACAattttttgtattctaaattcAGAATTTAGCCTATACTCCCCGCAGAATAAGAACGTACCCGGGCGGCAGACAAAAACAGGTTTGTCGTGCGCAGGTCGGGCTTATGACTATAACTATATGTTTATAACTATGAAAAGGTTGCGGAGGGGACCGGTCGCCACTTGCGCGATGCGGTACATTCTTATTCCGCGcggagtataggtatatactaattcgattatatttataggtattattagtatttatgctacttataacattatatatttagatacaaatgtaaaatttttatttcaaggttattaaataaatttaattttttggaaGACTGTGAAGAAAAATGAAATACCTAAATGGTTAATGACATCATCAAGAATATCGATATCAAATATTCATCAACTCCATAAGAACAAACTCTGgataataatgatgattgatataatgaatatgaattataagCCAACTACCATactatagttattgttattgaaagAAATTGTCAATCAAAATACCTTTAATagtttttaggaaaaaaaataacttatttttcatttttatatttaatttaatttaaatcggtaaaaaatgtatgtacatatatgtatgtatatatcttTCTTAATACTACTATAAAgacattcaaatttgaaattaagattaatttttttattcagttttattCATAACGGTTAAAGtacaaaatgaattaataaaatatcttaatggtatacataatatataagaataaactGAATTATCTTACAAACtgtctttaaattattaaagaaaaaacaattttacctaTAAATGATCTTACTTCTtagaatatgttataatatcaaagataatattatgatgatattgagaatattaaaacaattcataataatacaatagtataaagTTGAATAAATGAAGAATCCGACTAAATTAGTtacattcaaataaatgtatttgcaAAAATCATGGGCGAATACTTTTCTCAACAACTAAAGTCTAAACTGGGATTTGGTATCCTTATTTCTTAATCAGTCATTAGTaagttattattgataatttaaaaaatattgtttaatcaataatatgctataaaataaataaatatgtttaatatttatttatttttactaaccaCTAGGTCTGgggttaattaatttaaattgcaacaacatagttttttaaacaaatattttaaattgttatttttcgaaaaattaactttttaatgttatttttgaacttgaaaaagtttataaaaGACCAAATAGAGTTTAtgtacaaataaacaataagtaattaattaatcactGTCATCGTTGGGAGGGTTTAGTGGTTTGTGGCTTTCTTCGTCTGAACCATATGGTATGTCTTCTTCAGAATCATTGACCATTGAGAATGCAGGATTATCTTTTGTTACCGAAGACtctaaaaatggttaaataaaatacaaatttttaattagtttttagcatattaaatatttatttactacttaatataaaatttaccaaATCCTGGTTTTTTTGTCGGGGAGTAAACAGCAGCCAATGTAAACACATAGAAATTACAAATACCATAAAAGGTCATAAATAATGCTGACGTCATATATTCTGTGTTCAAGTCTGCAGCAAATGAGTCTTCAATCAAGCCAAGCCCATATTGCATATGTGTTATGgttgaacatattataagtgATATGATCATTGAAATAGTTACAAATTTCAGTCTAGCATCtatgaaaataatactatattaacttatctttattgtacattaatttCCAAGTTGTTTGAATACTGACCAAAATATGGCATTGAACGCAAATCACTGTATGCTCTTAAAATCAAGCATACTAGATACACTATGTATATGATTGCAAAAATGCCTACACACGACTTGATattctataacaaataaaatacatttgtacattaatttaacttcaataataaaattgttttatagtcCTTACAGTGTATGCGCTAGAATCAATCTCGTAACTGAATGCTGGGTCATCAAATTCATTCATTCGACGATATTTGGCCATTATAACACCACATATCCAAAATGGACCAACTAAAATTGCTTTTGGGAGATAAAATGCAATCGGTTTTCTTTCAttctgtaaaaataattcaacaattattatatattaatatattattatttactaatctgttaaaaaaaatgtcatacttGACGTAATCCGTGATAAATGCAAAGCCAGAAGAATAAAATTGCACAGATAAATGTTATTTGAAAGACACCATCTAACATTCCGATTAGTTGATTGCTTGTGAGAAGTGTCAAAGGAAATATTGgatctaaaaacaaatattattacacaataatgtcaattataatgtaattgttaattacacatattgtataataatattatatatctatgcaATTTCATtggaattgtttttaattttatgtaccattaaataatattaacagtggCAATAAGACAACAGTCCATTTTTGTTCGTACGACCAATCCACCACTGGAAATTTCCTTAATGAATTCGCAAAgcaacactaaaaaaaaaaattatatattttattagaacatTTTCTATAGAGGGTATTTATTAGgtcattattaaaactatacttACAAGTACTCCAAATGCGCTGAGTAAATAAATCAGCTGAACCATATTTCCATTTGGGTGTAGCCCGGGTTGTACGATTTGTACTGCAtaacaatttatcataatttaatattattaccaatttaAATTCTATCTATTCGTgtttactaaaaattaacaaaaataaacaccacTCACATAGAACATGACTTCTTTTACTTGATACTTTTGATGAAAAGTCTCTAGATTATAAAAATCTACTTCAAACGTATAATGAGTAAAGTGTATGTAGCCAATATGAGCAATAGGCACTTGGCTACATATCTGTTGTTTGCAAAGTAAATGTCTCGTCCtgtaaaatattcaacattgtGTTCTactgataaatgtataaatatttttttaatgttctccATCAcctgttgtttttaaaaacttttactaTATCAGTGGTTTTGTGCTGAGGGGTAATTCCCTTGATGGCCATGCTGATCTTGAAACTTTTATCATAAGTTTCgtctgttaaaattaaaacataaaaagagTAACTATATGACCTTTTTTAGtgtaaaatttctaaaatatctatGTACATTGATTAACGATTGTggctaaaaaatgttttgaaaaagtagagttatttttttttaattacctttaATCTGTATGTGAACATATAATTAAAGTAGGTAGTATATAAAAGTtggtatttgaatttttaaatacatagatccatttataatatgagttacctaacataatataatataaaaaattaccataaactacttacaagttacaatcaAACTATCGGGATTTACCATtttaacctatacctatacagaGTTAATGATATAAAAGCGGTTAGAATTTGTTGACCTTAAAATGAGTGAACTTTGGTTATGATTAACCTTTAGACTAAATGTacgaacaattatttttcaataattaatgcaTACTTTGTGCGGGGTCAGGGgtgtaaataaatagtaatccttatataataaaacttgcAGGTACAATAATACGTCAACACTCATCAGGCTGTTACGCTGTTTGTCCaagtttttctaaatattatttatcatgacTTAGGActtggggccggagtggcgcagtggtcacgcagttgattacgactcacacagtcatcggttcgattcatagcaaagtgcaaaaaaaatgtgtgtgattctacgcagtcaccattttcccgtgctgtcgtccgattgcgtcatccggtttccaactaggtcccactccactgggagtgaagaccgcacatgtctcctcttggagaaggggggtagtatcatgcatatagtgatatatacatagataaatagatcacatgatatccctactacccacttgtgataagcattgtcaaagaccttgaggtcgttacaatgaacaaatatagaaaaaaaaaaaaaaaaaatgtcttaggACTtaggtatattctataatactaCTTGAATATgggtagtagccagtaggtaccaAATACCTACCGTCTTTGTTGTCCGTCAGCACGACTGCGATTAACCACAATCGTTGGTTATACACCGACAGACTGGGAGTTTTCATGACGAATGGGCCCTGTGGCAAAGATCCGTTCGTGTGCTTCAATACTTCAACTCCGCTAATCTTACTCGTCAGTGTGATCGGAGGTCCTgaaacgaattattatttttctagaaaAATCTCATACAAttcttaaacaatataatataaagtataaaatataagtattgttGATTCCCAAGGTTCGTTGTCTGTACAGCAAAACACATAGTAGATTCTAGCATGtaacaggtacctacctaccaatcgAACATACATGCCTACGTATcgaattcaaaaatgaataatttgatattaaatttataattacatacctaccttaAAAGTTTTTTACTTCCATTTTAACGACTTGTTTATGAAAGTTGATTCTCAGCAgttgtttgaatataataactgtcaaataggtataggtacctacctagcatttttaatttggctTATACTTTTACCTGCGAGAGCCGAGaacatctaataatatttaggaattaatttataaaactacacTTAATGTGTGCAATTTAATCGAATATTATAGgcattattatttaggtatgtaaaaatattaaaatttttttttttttgaaaaggtaaaaagtacatttaaatacaaaatgtatataggtattatacctacctattatacttattaaatcatgtattattatattagataaacattatacgcatattttaatattttctaccaGTCGAGTATTGAGCCCCGAACTCGAACTTTTATAATagacaggtatataatatttaattatagataaatatgggGCGTCTAACCCGTCAATCCGATGAATAACACCAGTCCCATGGCCGTCAACAGGACGATGAACACCATTACGAATTCCCGTTTGTTCATCGAATACAAACGCATGTGCACCGATCtgaaaaaacgtaaaaaatatatagtaataataataactattatggttaatatatgtttattacgCTCCAGTGTATAATGTGCAagcaaattatatatacataaacacattatattatacatgtataggtatgtataatgatgcatattatatattatatgaaattatttataataatatgtaacgttTAATTCAATATCGTGTATTGCCATTTTTAGATATTACCGTTCGCATCGGTCGTGGTGGTAGGCCGGAGAGATGTATCGATTGAAATCACTGAACAGGTCGTTGAATTGAGATACTAGATTTCTGACCATTGTCGAGCAACTGCCCGTCGGCAGGTTGTAGCTGGTCTCTGAGTTTTCCATCGAATTCATTTCTCAACCATCCGGCCTGTTGTGTGTTTATACCagctattataacaacaatattaacttTGGCTGTTAACTTAATGCACTATGCGCCAAATGCCAACCTTAGAGCGTTTAAAACCCGTAAAAATGTAGTTTCAAAGTAGTACTTAAGTTACACTaaagcagtaaaaaaaaaaaaaaatgccaaaactaaaaattaatgtttcagATTTGAATTGGTTGTTAAACATCATTCAAAGTTtctgttacaacttacaagaaagcaacattttacaataggtacacGAATTATAAATGCAACTTGCTACAAATTCACAGcctcaataataacaataataagtaataatatatatattatcttaacgATCTATATGGATTGAAATCATGAAATTATGACATAAATACCTAGtttatagtgtaggtacctaccagccTGCTATGTCTGTACTGTGTACATCATTACGATACAATTAAGTCATATCTaatgaaatgtattttgaaatCTGATGTGCGATTGATTATATTACATGACGAAAACATACAAGTACttagtatataatgtacattataattataatgaaatagcTGTACCCGGTGGTTTCGTGAAGATTTCCGATTTAAACGATAGCTAAACGCGCACCATAACTCTTTCGATATATTTTACTGATCTAGACTGCCGTACCTATATCTTGATTCCATGGGTATTTGTATGTGTTTACTCCAATTGTACATCCGTCGTATTACACATGCGTCCAGGTTTCGTGTAAATACACTCTTCCGCTCAAAGGTctatagtgtgtgtgtgtgtgccaaCAGCTGTTATTGATCCAACCCCCCGTTTACAACCCTTCCCCTTTCCGCTGGACGATGACGACCCCGCCGTCGAGAATGCCATTTATTGGAGAATAGATATTTACGCGCAGAAACacgtgtaagtacctacctatattacattatagatttattgggtatatattaatattataattaagtaggtaggtatataaaaatatgatttatacagATTTTACCTTTATAACTAACCTTAGAAaccatttttattctttaaatgtaTATCCTCATATCCATATTTTTAATTCGCATTACTGCAACTTAATGCATCTATTTAAATCTGCAAAACTTGTGGCCaataagtagtaaaaaaataccACACATACCTAAAGTCCTGAACAGCGGCCTCTTAAATATACTTGTCAAATTTTagcaattttattgttataaataatttctgtAGGTGCGAGGTGAAGTTGTCGGCGATAGGTGTACAGCTACACTGAGCACAACACCGTAGTAATGACCAATGGGTTACAGGTAAAAGAGCAAAGtgtacataggcgcaatttcaacttttggcttgggggggggggggcttaatatattaaaggcaagcagactattgcaatatagcatattaaaattgtatgtccaaGGTTTTTGGGGGGGCTACGGCTAAGTTTTGCGGCTAAGCCCCCtccccaatttgcgcctatgaaagTGCATAAAGATAAACAGAGCGAGTGTAAGAAAgtagtttttaataacaaaGTTAAATTGGTTGGTTGTGGATTGATGACTTGTACGTAGGTAGATGTAAATTTCAGTAACAGtcttttgatataataatataggttgcTCAAAAAATAAAGCGACGAAAAAGGTGGGATAATtcgtatagtaatataataaatatataaatatgttttaaattgttggtACCTACAatgtttcttaaattaaaaatcccaTATTGCAAAGggtatataacaaatatttatttgtaaactgaatataggtatacctacttaatacatttttaataagtacctagttcATATATTAAAATCCAACGacttaattacctacctacttaaaaagttaaaaatatggtcaaatataatataaatactaattacctacttaaatacaaaaatatactgaGTAGAGGGacctataaataggtataggataataatataacataaatggacaaataaaaataaaatatacacggtacattatataggtaggtaaagcTATATTGTTTTACtacaaatatatcaatataattataccaatttcaataaaattgcaaGTTGAAGggtctatttaaataatttaatcattcaaATAACTTTCATTGTTCGAGTATACTTCTAGTATGTTcgcgttatatttatattttatacgtattgtTGTAACCACGTAATAACCTCGTTTGTAATTTTGTGATAAATCACAGATCGGCCATCTTCATATCCGAACTCGGCAAAACTCATCAG
It contains:
- the LOC100165810 gene encoding LOW QUALITY PROTEIN: transmembrane protein 181 (The sequence of the model RefSeq protein was modified relative to this genomic sequence to represent the inferred CDS: substituted 1 base at 1 genomic stop codon), with product MNSMENSETSYNLPTGSCSTMVRNLVSQFNDLFSDFNRYISPAYHHDRCERSVHMRLYSMNKREFVMVFIVLLTAMGLVLFIGLTGPPITLTSKISGVEVLKHTNGSLPQGPFVMKTPSLSVYNQRLWLIAVVLTDNKDDETYDKSFKISMAIKGITPQHKTTDIVKVFKNNRTRHLLCKQQICSQVPIAHIGYIHFTHYTFEVDFYNLETFHQKYQVKEVMFYYKSYNPGYTQMEIWFRCSNKIYNFFFXCCFANSLRKFPVVDWSYEQKWTVVLLPLLILFNDPIFPLTLLTSNQLIGMLDGVFQITFICAILFFWLCIYHGLRQNERKPIAFYLPKAILVGPFWICGVIMAKYRRMNEFDDPAFSYEIDSSAYTNIKSCVGIFAIIYIVYLVCLILRAYSDLRSMPYFDARLKFVTISMIISLIICSTITHMQYGLGLIEDSFAADLNTEYMTSALFMTFYGICNFYVFTLAAVYSPTKKPGFESSVTKDNPAFSMVNDSEEDIPYGSDEESHKPLNPPNDDSD